The Neoarius graeffei isolate fNeoGra1 chromosome 10, fNeoGra1.pri, whole genome shotgun sequence genome has a segment encoding these proteins:
- the tp73 gene encoding tumor protein p73 isoform X2: MYYVKKKSQYSLLSSSMEQGLGNRAASTSPYSSETANVPTPSSYSQPNSTFEAMSPAPAIPSNTDYPGPHGFEVTFQQSSTAKSATWTYSPLLKKLYCQIAKTCPIQVKLASTPPHGSVVRAMPIYKKAEHVTEVVKRCPNHELGRDFNESQSAPASHLIRVEGNNLCQYVDDPVTGRQSVFVPYEAPQVGTEFTTILYNFMCNSSCVGGMNRRPILIIITLETRDGQVLGRRSFEGRICACPGRDRKADEDHFREQQALNESVAKNGNANKRNFRQTPPNIPGPPINIKKRRHGEEEMYYIPVRGRENFDILMKIKDSLELVELVPQQLVDSYRQQQQQLLHRHGHVTSPSPYGTPLSNMNKVHSNISKLPSVNQIVAHQSHQNAGPSASMVHMGANMLGGHHMQSNGDVNGAHSAQSMVSASHCTPPPPYNPDPSLIRVQPLGLSGIPFFSEQLLNQPGLPKLHRLLHIAGPPECVPPADPLHGGSWSS, encoded by the exons ATGTACTATGTGAAAAAGAAG TCTCAGTATAGCTTGCTGAGCAGCAGTATGGAGCAGGGATTGGGGAATCGTGCGGCGTCCACCAGCCCCTACAGCTCCGAGACCGCCAACGTGCCCACACCATCATCCTACTCGCAGCCCAACTCCACCTTCGAGGCCATGTCTCCGGCCCCGGCCATCCCTTCGAATACAGACTACCCTGGGCCGCATGGCTTCGAGGTCACCTTCCAGCAGTCCAGCACCGCCAAGTCAGCCACCTGGACG TATTCTCCGTTGCTGAAGAAGCTGTACTGTCAGATCGCTAAGACCTGCCCAATTCAAGTGAAGCTTGCCTCGACTCCCCCGCACGGCAGCGTGGTACGAGCCATGCCCATCTACAAGAAGGCTGAGCATGTGACTGAAGTGGTGAAGCGCTGCCCCAACCATGAGCTTGGACGTGACTTCAATGAGA GTCAGTCAGCTCCAGCAAGCCATTTAATAAGAGTAGAGGGCAATAACTTGTGTCAGTATGTGGACGACCCAGTGACAGGCAGACAAAGCGTGTTTGTACCGTACGAAGCCCCACAG gTGGGGACGGAATTCACAACAATTTTGTATAATTTCATGTGTAACAGTAGCTGTGTTGGTGGAATGAACCGCAGACCCATTCTCATCATCATTACTCTGGAGACAAGAga TGGTCAGGTGCTTGGTCGGCGCTCTTTTGAAGGCCGGATATGTGCATGTCCAGGTCGAGACCGCAAAGCAGACGAGGATCATTTCAGAGAACAGCAGGCACTGAACGAGAGCGTAGCCAAGAACGGCAATGCTAATAAGCGCA ATTTCAGACAGACGCCTCCCAACATTCCCGGCCCTCCCATCAACATCAAGAAGAGGAGGCATGGGGAAGAGGAGATGTACTACATCCCA GTACGAGGCAGGGAGAACTTTGACATCCTTATGAAGATAAAGGACAGTTTAGAGTTAGTGGAGCTGGTGCCACAGCAGTTAGTCGACTCCTATAGGCAACAGCAACAGCAGCTACTGCACAGaca TGGTCATGTGACCTCTCCGTCCCCCTATGGAACACCACTGAGCaacatgaacaaggtccacagcaaCATCAGCAAACTTCCTTCAGTCAACCAGATAGTGGCGCATCAGAGCCATCAGAACGCCGGACCATCCGCCAGCATGGTGCACATGG GTGCGAACATGCTGGGCGGCCACCACATGCAGTCAAACGGCGACGTGAACGGAGCGCACTCGGCCCAGTCGATGGTGTCAGCGTCTCACTGCACCCCGCCTCCACCCTACAACCCCGACCCCAGCCTCATCAG GGTGCAGCCCCTTGGTCTTAGTGGGATTCCTTTTTTCTCTGAACAGCTTCTTAACCAGCCTGGGCTGCCAAAACTGCATCGACTACTTCACATCGCAGGGCCTCCAGAGTGTGTACCACCTGCAGACCCTCTCCATGGAG GATCTTGGAGCTCTTAA
- the tp73 gene encoding tumor protein p73 isoform X1, whose translation MYYVKKKSQYSLLSSSMEQGLGNRAASTSPYSSETANVPTPSSYSQPNSTFEAMSPAPAIPSNTDYPGPHGFEVTFQQSSTAKSATWTYSPLLKKLYCQIAKTCPIQVKLASTPPHGSVVRAMPIYKKAEHVTEVVKRCPNHELGRDFNESQSAPASHLIRVEGNNLCQYVDDPVTGRQSVFVPYEAPQVGTEFTTILYNFMCNSSCVGGMNRRPILIIITLETRDGQVLGRRSFEGRICACPGRDRKADEDHFREQQALNESVAKNGNANKRNFRQTPPNIPGPPINIKKRRHGEEEMYYIPVRGRENFDILMKIKDSLELVELVPQQLVDSYRQQQQQLLHRHGHVTSPSPYGTPLSNMNKVHSNISKLPSVNQIVAHQSHQNAGPSASMVHMGANMLGGHHMQSNGDVNGAHSAQSMVSASHCTPPPPYNPDPSLISFLTSLGCQNCIDYFTSQGLQSVYHLQTLSMEDLGALKIPEQFRLAIWRGLQDMKQGHDYGQQLIRSSSNMATMAIGPGGELQRQRVMEAVHFRVRHTITIPNRGTTAGADEWPDFGFDMPDCKTRKHSIKEEFAESDMR comes from the exons ATGTACTATGTGAAAAAGAAG TCTCAGTATAGCTTGCTGAGCAGCAGTATGGAGCAGGGATTGGGGAATCGTGCGGCGTCCACCAGCCCCTACAGCTCCGAGACCGCCAACGTGCCCACACCATCATCCTACTCGCAGCCCAACTCCACCTTCGAGGCCATGTCTCCGGCCCCGGCCATCCCTTCGAATACAGACTACCCTGGGCCGCATGGCTTCGAGGTCACCTTCCAGCAGTCCAGCACCGCCAAGTCAGCCACCTGGACG TATTCTCCGTTGCTGAAGAAGCTGTACTGTCAGATCGCTAAGACCTGCCCAATTCAAGTGAAGCTTGCCTCGACTCCCCCGCACGGCAGCGTGGTACGAGCCATGCCCATCTACAAGAAGGCTGAGCATGTGACTGAAGTGGTGAAGCGCTGCCCCAACCATGAGCTTGGACGTGACTTCAATGAGA GTCAGTCAGCTCCAGCAAGCCATTTAATAAGAGTAGAGGGCAATAACTTGTGTCAGTATGTGGACGACCCAGTGACAGGCAGACAAAGCGTGTTTGTACCGTACGAAGCCCCACAG gTGGGGACGGAATTCACAACAATTTTGTATAATTTCATGTGTAACAGTAGCTGTGTTGGTGGAATGAACCGCAGACCCATTCTCATCATCATTACTCTGGAGACAAGAga TGGTCAGGTGCTTGGTCGGCGCTCTTTTGAAGGCCGGATATGTGCATGTCCAGGTCGAGACCGCAAAGCAGACGAGGATCATTTCAGAGAACAGCAGGCACTGAACGAGAGCGTAGCCAAGAACGGCAATGCTAATAAGCGCA ATTTCAGACAGACGCCTCCCAACATTCCCGGCCCTCCCATCAACATCAAGAAGAGGAGGCATGGGGAAGAGGAGATGTACTACATCCCA GTACGAGGCAGGGAGAACTTTGACATCCTTATGAAGATAAAGGACAGTTTAGAGTTAGTGGAGCTGGTGCCACAGCAGTTAGTCGACTCCTATAGGCAACAGCAACAGCAGCTACTGCACAGaca TGGTCATGTGACCTCTCCGTCCCCCTATGGAACACCACTGAGCaacatgaacaaggtccacagcaaCATCAGCAAACTTCCTTCAGTCAACCAGATAGTGGCGCATCAGAGCCATCAGAACGCCGGACCATCCGCCAGCATGGTGCACATGG GTGCGAACATGCTGGGCGGCCACCACATGCAGTCAAACGGCGACGTGAACGGAGCGCACTCGGCCCAGTCGATGGTGTCAGCGTCTCACTGCACCCCGCCTCCACCCTACAACCCCGACCCCAGCCTCATCAG CTTCTTAACCAGCCTGGGCTGCCAAAACTGCATCGACTACTTCACATCGCAGGGCCTCCAGAGTGTGTACCACCTGCAGACCCTCTCCATGGAG GATCTTGGAGCTCTTAAGATCCCAGAACAGTTCCGTTTGGCCATCTGGAGAGGCCTCCAGGACATGAAGCAGGGCCACGATTATGGCCAGCAGCTTATTCGTTCCAGCAGTAACATGGCCACTATGGCTATCGGGCCTGGAGGTGAACTACAACGGCAGCGTGTTATGGAGGCTGTGCACTTTCGCGTGCGACACACCATCACCATCCCCAACCGCGGCACCACAGCCGGAGCAGATGAGTGGCCTGACTTCGGCTTCGACATGCCCGACTGCAAGACTCGAAAACACTCCATTAAGGAAGAGTTCGCCGAGAGCGACATGCGCTGA
- the tp73 gene encoding tumor protein p73 isoform X3: protein MYYVKKKSQYSLLSSSMEQGLGNRAASTSPYSSETANVPTPSSYSQPNSTFEAMSPAPAIPSNTDYPGPHGFEVTFQQSSTAKSATWTYSPLLKKLYCQIAKTCPIQVKLASTPPHGSVVRAMPIYKKAEHVTEVVKRCPNHELGRDFNESQSAPASHLIRVEGNNLCQYVDDPVTGRQSVFVPYEAPQVGTEFTTILYNFMCNSSCVGGMNRRPILIIITLETRDGQVLGRRSFEGRICACPGRDRKADEDHFREQQALNESVAKNGNANKRNFRQTPPNIPGPPINIKKRRHGEEEMYYIPVRGRENFDILMKIKDSLELVELVPQQLVDSYRQQQQQLLHRHGHVTSPSPYGTPLSNMNKVHSNISKLPSVNQIVAHQSHQNAGPSASMVHMGANMLGGHHMQSNGDVNGAHSAQSMVSASHCTPPPPYNPDPSLISIHV, encoded by the exons ATGTACTATGTGAAAAAGAAG TCTCAGTATAGCTTGCTGAGCAGCAGTATGGAGCAGGGATTGGGGAATCGTGCGGCGTCCACCAGCCCCTACAGCTCCGAGACCGCCAACGTGCCCACACCATCATCCTACTCGCAGCCCAACTCCACCTTCGAGGCCATGTCTCCGGCCCCGGCCATCCCTTCGAATACAGACTACCCTGGGCCGCATGGCTTCGAGGTCACCTTCCAGCAGTCCAGCACCGCCAAGTCAGCCACCTGGACG TATTCTCCGTTGCTGAAGAAGCTGTACTGTCAGATCGCTAAGACCTGCCCAATTCAAGTGAAGCTTGCCTCGACTCCCCCGCACGGCAGCGTGGTACGAGCCATGCCCATCTACAAGAAGGCTGAGCATGTGACTGAAGTGGTGAAGCGCTGCCCCAACCATGAGCTTGGACGTGACTTCAATGAGA GTCAGTCAGCTCCAGCAAGCCATTTAATAAGAGTAGAGGGCAATAACTTGTGTCAGTATGTGGACGACCCAGTGACAGGCAGACAAAGCGTGTTTGTACCGTACGAAGCCCCACAG gTGGGGACGGAATTCACAACAATTTTGTATAATTTCATGTGTAACAGTAGCTGTGTTGGTGGAATGAACCGCAGACCCATTCTCATCATCATTACTCTGGAGACAAGAga TGGTCAGGTGCTTGGTCGGCGCTCTTTTGAAGGCCGGATATGTGCATGTCCAGGTCGAGACCGCAAAGCAGACGAGGATCATTTCAGAGAACAGCAGGCACTGAACGAGAGCGTAGCCAAGAACGGCAATGCTAATAAGCGCA ATTTCAGACAGACGCCTCCCAACATTCCCGGCCCTCCCATCAACATCAAGAAGAGGAGGCATGGGGAAGAGGAGATGTACTACATCCCA GTACGAGGCAGGGAGAACTTTGACATCCTTATGAAGATAAAGGACAGTTTAGAGTTAGTGGAGCTGGTGCCACAGCAGTTAGTCGACTCCTATAGGCAACAGCAACAGCAGCTACTGCACAGaca TGGTCATGTGACCTCTCCGTCCCCCTATGGAACACCACTGAGCaacatgaacaaggtccacagcaaCATCAGCAAACTTCCTTCAGTCAACCAGATAGTGGCGCATCAGAGCCATCAGAACGCCGGACCATCCGCCAGCATGGTGCACATGG GTGCGAACATGCTGGGCGGCCACCACATGCAGTCAAACGGCGACGTGAACGGAGCGCACTCGGCCCAGTCGATGGTGTCAGCGTCTCACTGCACCCCGCCTCCACCCTACAACCCCGACCCCAGCCTCATCAG cattcatGTGTGA